Proteins encoded together in one uncultured Sphaerochaeta sp. window:
- a CDS encoding glycoside hydrolase family 125 protein produces MICTGNEYIAIPEIEENSDVLSINVLSMAQRGMIEFRGGEKPFLHLGLSVNGTPSEFSSFTQDRYWIPTFSSETPSYRATYQILSPKDQKGFVQVITIQNKTEQSLDARITLTGSIAEVLHTVNESKPFEGSMHAYKTNWSNCPCFDIRSGFPVLALAPITSSRSDWVFCEDPSISFTMDSPLEVPALGNAQFAIYWGVGFEEVSAVTSAREFSRQGVEALYKEQVLYLDSIIRPTGDREMDKTLFSNLLFAIHYATGRTIDTEELVLVTSRSPRYYVSAAYWDRDSLLWSFPAILEVDQELAREMLYYVSTRQKRNVGIHSRYIDGTILEPGFELDELCAPILAIDAYIKKTSEPILEDSDIKSLTNRIIGKLEAVETETGLYKTFLQPTDDMHVYPLLTYNNALVHAVFSILASWNWNGKTSHWTERKEAVKRAIEMHLVKDHHGKRQYVWSTDGNGNYDIYDEPPGSLLLLPLFGITSFTDEVYLNTVSTITNPAYEYSFAGTKFAAIGCPHAPHPWILSLANEVRVLHTEAAIQKLLHAPMDHGIACESIDEHSGYASTGEAFATCAGYLAYVLIGEMKARGKWKT; encoded by the coding sequence ATGATCTGTACCGGTAATGAATACATAGCAATCCCTGAAATAGAAGAGAACAGTGACGTACTCAGCATTAACGTCCTCTCCATGGCTCAACGTGGCATGATCGAATTTCGGGGAGGGGAGAAACCCTTCCTTCACCTCGGACTCTCTGTCAACGGAACTCCTTCAGAATTTTCATCATTCACCCAGGACCGTTACTGGATACCAACCTTCTCTTCAGAAACCCCCTCTTATCGCGCTACCTACCAGATACTTTCCCCGAAAGACCAAAAAGGCTTTGTGCAGGTAATTACGATACAGAACAAAACAGAGCAGTCTCTTGATGCAAGGATTACCCTAACAGGCTCTATCGCTGAAGTCCTGCATACCGTTAATGAAAGCAAACCCTTCGAAGGCAGCATGCACGCCTATAAGACTAACTGGTCAAACTGTCCATGCTTTGACATCCGCTCAGGATTCCCTGTTTTAGCGCTTGCCCCGATTACCTCTAGCAGAAGTGATTGGGTTTTTTGCGAGGATCCTTCTATCTCTTTCACCATGGATTCCCCATTGGAAGTTCCTGCTTTAGGAAATGCACAGTTTGCCATCTACTGGGGAGTAGGGTTTGAGGAAGTCTCAGCAGTCACCAGTGCACGGGAATTTTCCCGGCAAGGAGTAGAGGCCCTCTATAAAGAGCAAGTTCTGTATCTGGACTCCATCATCAGGCCAACCGGAGACAGAGAGATGGACAAGACCCTCTTCAGCAACCTGCTCTTTGCCATCCACTACGCAACCGGAAGAACCATCGACACCGAGGAACTCGTCCTGGTGACCAGCAGAAGCCCGCGCTACTACGTAAGCGCAGCCTACTGGGACCGGGACTCCCTGCTCTGGTCCTTCCCGGCAATCCTGGAAGTTGACCAGGAACTCGCACGAGAGATGCTCTACTACGTCTCTACCAGGCAGAAGAGGAATGTAGGGATCCACAGTAGGTATATTGATGGAACCATCCTTGAACCAGGCTTCGAGCTCGATGAGCTCTGCGCCCCCATTCTTGCCATCGACGCATATATCAAGAAGACTTCTGAGCCAATACTGGAAGATAGTGATATCAAGTCCCTCACCAATCGCATCATCGGTAAATTGGAAGCAGTTGAGACTGAAACAGGACTCTATAAGACCTTCCTCCAGCCAACCGATGACATGCATGTCTACCCCCTGCTTACCTACAACAATGCCTTGGTCCATGCAGTGTTCTCCATCCTTGCCTCCTGGAATTGGAACGGGAAGACCTCCCACTGGACAGAAAGAAAAGAAGCTGTGAAGCGTGCGATCGAGATGCACTTGGTTAAAGACCACCATGGTAAGAGACAGTACGTCTGGTCTACCGATGGGAACGGGAACTATGACATCTATGACGAGCCACCTGGCAGTCTCTTACTCCTCCCTCTCTTCGGGATTACCTCCTTCACAGATGAAGTGTACCTGAATACGGTCTCTACCATCACCAACCCTGCCTATGAGTACTCATTTGCAGGAACCAAATTTGCTGCGATTGGGTGTCCGCATGCACCTCATCCCTGGATATTGAGTCTGGCGAATGAAGTCAGGGTCTTGCATACAGAAGCTGCTATCCAAAAGCTCCTGCATGCACCAATGGACCATGGGATCGCCTGTGAAAGCATTGATGAGCACAGTGGGTACGCGAGTACAGGTGAGGCATTTGCCACCTGCGCTGGATACCTCGCCTATGTCCTCATCGGGGAGATGAAAGCACGTGGAAAGTGGAAAACATAA
- a CDS encoding DUF4411 family protein codes for MGIELLAVRLYRQGSHFGGVTVLEGVLGGDKGGKRLVADPWLITTAAVYGYTIVTFEKFVNVNTSNPSGTPKIPNIAEKFHVRTTDLFHMIRDLGVRL; via the coding sequence ATGGGCATTGAGCTCCTTGCGGTTCGTCTTTATCGACAAGGTTCCCATTTCGGTGGTGTCACCGTTTTGGAGGGCGTTCTCGGTGGGGACAAGGGCGGCAAGCGCCTTGTCGCTGACCCTTGGTTGATTACAACAGCAGCAGTGTATGGATATACCATTGTCACATTTGAGAAATTTGTAAATGTTAATACAAGTAATCCAAGTGGAACTCCAAAGATACCAAACATCGCAGAGAAATTCCATGTAAGAACAACCGATTTATTCCATATGATCAGGGACTTGGGTGTCAGATTATAG
- a CDS encoding AAA family ATPase: MKRREEAYLLEWYRNPYRKPLIIRGARQVGKSTLVRMFCQKNNLQLVEVNFEQNQTLHNLFASNDPIKIIQSLEILQNVKIDAEKTVLFLDEIQANPAAILSLRYFFEKVPALAVIAAGSLLEFALEQYKLSMPVGRIEYFFMGPMHFEEFLEAVGADQLLSYLQTYSLGEEIPQVIHEKALEHLRTYYLLGGMPEVIRVYRETRSLREADKIKYSILNTYRDDFAKYQTRIDISKLQEVFDKLGSTVGKKIKYVELLPQDRSTVTDRILTLFEYARILYRTYHSSANNLPLKTEINQKYSKGILLDIGLYLTFQGLSIADIVQDKGLFFSCQGALAEQFIGQHLLYSQPGYMNPELYYWNREKAQSNAEVDFLIQQGNTILPIEVKSGKTGTLKSLHVFMETKQRSMALRFSTNTPVVETVKSPLPKSDYRYTLVTLPLYLVGQTRRLMKTALGK; the protein is encoded by the coding sequence ATGAAAAGAAGAGAAGAAGCATATCTATTGGAATGGTATAGGAATCCCTATCGTAAGCCCCTCATAATCCGGGGTGCGAGACAAGTGGGAAAATCAACATTGGTCAGGATGTTCTGCCAGAAGAACAACCTCCAATTGGTTGAAGTCAACTTTGAGCAAAACCAAACATTGCATAACCTCTTCGCATCCAATGATCCAATCAAGATCATTCAATCCTTGGAAATCCTGCAGAATGTGAAGATTGATGCAGAGAAAACAGTACTCTTCCTCGATGAGATTCAAGCCAATCCTGCTGCAATCCTTTCCTTGCGATATTTTTTTGAGAAGGTTCCCGCTCTTGCTGTTATTGCAGCAGGGTCTCTCCTTGAATTTGCACTTGAACAGTATAAGCTGTCCATGCCTGTAGGAAGAATTGAATACTTCTTCATGGGACCCATGCATTTCGAGGAGTTCTTGGAGGCGGTGGGAGCCGACCAGCTCCTATCGTACCTACAAACCTATTCATTGGGAGAGGAGATTCCTCAAGTTATTCATGAGAAGGCTTTGGAACATCTTCGGACCTACTACCTATTGGGAGGAATGCCAGAGGTAATACGCGTATATAGGGAAACAAGATCATTGCGAGAAGCTGATAAAATCAAATACTCCATCCTCAATACCTATCGTGATGACTTTGCTAAATATCAAACACGGATAGATATTTCAAAACTACAGGAAGTGTTTGACAAACTGGGGAGCACTGTCGGAAAGAAAATCAAATATGTCGAGTTGCTCCCCCAGGACCGCAGCACGGTCACTGACAGGATACTGACCTTGTTCGAGTATGCAAGGATTTTGTATAGAACCTATCATTCGAGTGCAAACAATCTCCCCTTGAAGACAGAAATCAACCAGAAGTATTCTAAAGGCATTCTACTGGATATCGGCCTCTATCTGACATTTCAAGGATTATCAATCGCAGATATTGTCCAAGACAAAGGTCTGTTTTTCTCATGCCAAGGAGCCCTGGCAGAGCAGTTCATTGGTCAGCACCTGCTCTATAGCCAGCCTGGCTACATGAACCCCGAGCTCTATTATTGGAACCGGGAGAAAGCCCAGTCCAATGCAGAAGTTGATTTCCTCATCCAACAAGGCAATACCATCCTTCCCATCGAGGTAAAATCCGGGAAAACAGGTACCTTAAAATCCTTGCATGTGTTCATGGAAACAAAACAACGTTCCATGGCTTTACGGTTTTCCACCAATACCCCGGTAGTAGAGACGGTGAAATCTCCCCTACCAAAGTCCGACTACCGCTATACCTTGGTAACGCTACCACTTTACCTGGTAGGGCAGACCAGACGCCTCATGAAAACAGCATTGGGTAAGTGA
- a CDS encoding ABC transporter ATP-binding protein: MITVENLNFSYTAKPFIESMTFSVQPGEIFGFLGPSGAGKSTVQKILTGLIPSYKGNVVVNTVEPRRCGSAFYEHIGVDFEVPSLFEKLSGRENLSYFASLYKHTLPIEPLLESVGLAAEADKKVSAYSKGMKSRLNFIKALIHSPSILFLDEPTSGLDPSNARVMKDLILQQREKGTTILLTTHNMYDATELCDRVAFIVDGSIRSLDSPRNLIMSRGAVTVSYSYKEQGTEYQRCTQLSSIGEDTELLNALKENRLLSIHSSEPTLNDIFTELTGRKLQ; the protein is encoded by the coding sequence ATGATCACCGTAGAGAATCTTAATTTCAGCTATACTGCCAAACCCTTTATAGAGAGTATGACATTCTCCGTACAGCCTGGGGAGATATTTGGCTTTCTTGGTCCCTCCGGTGCCGGAAAAAGCACCGTACAGAAGATACTCACGGGCCTGATCCCTTCCTATAAGGGAAATGTAGTAGTGAACACTGTTGAGCCGAGGAGATGTGGTTCAGCGTTCTATGAACATATTGGGGTGGATTTCGAAGTTCCCAGCCTGTTTGAAAAACTATCAGGGAGAGAGAATCTCTCTTACTTTGCCTCGTTGTACAAGCACACACTTCCCATCGAACCATTGCTTGAATCAGTGGGACTGGCCGCAGAGGCAGATAAGAAGGTCTCTGCCTATTCAAAGGGCATGAAGAGCCGTCTCAATTTCATCAAGGCCTTGATTCATTCCCCCTCGATTCTCTTTCTTGATGAACCAACAAGCGGCCTCGATCCCTCGAATGCCAGGGTAATGAAAGACCTGATCCTTCAGCAGCGAGAGAAAGGCACCACCATTCTCCTGACCACCCACAATATGTATGATGCCACAGAGCTTTGCGACCGGGTTGCGTTCATCGTCGATGGTAGTATCCGCTCCCTCGACAGTCCGAGAAACCTGATCATGAGTAGGGGAGCGGTTACCGTCTCCTACTCATATAAAGAGCAGGGTACTGAGTACCAACGTTGTACGCAGTTGAGCTCAATTGGTGAGGATACTGAACTCTTGAACGCACTCAAGGAGAACCGTCTTCTCAGTATTCACAGTAGTGAGCCTACGCTTAACGACATCTTCACCGAGCTTACGGGGAGGAAACTGCAATGA
- a CDS encoding TetR/AcrR family transcriptional regulator, with protein MPRALSEQERASIQTRLKAEAAQCLQTLGVKKTTVDELVRRVNIPKGTFYLFYPSKELLFFDVIMELHDEIQDSLITTLQSTAQPLGVETLTAILFDLFKHIEGSFLATLIQRQDLELLIRKLPPEVITQHAQTDDLNMDRFLSFLPVQLDEAQLTIFSGALRAAFLMMLHTKEIGASVFDDVMRLLLRGIVSQILEEGKQ; from the coding sequence ATGCCTAGGGCCTTATCAGAACAAGAACGAGCATCGATACAAACCAGACTAAAGGCTGAGGCAGCCCAGTGTTTACAGACATTGGGAGTAAAGAAAACCACTGTCGATGAGCTGGTGAGGCGGGTGAATATCCCCAAAGGGACCTTCTACCTGTTCTATCCCTCCAAGGAATTGTTGTTCTTTGACGTGATCATGGAACTCCATGATGAGATCCAGGACTCCCTGATAACCACACTACAGAGTACAGCGCAACCCTTAGGTGTGGAGACCCTCACTGCCATTCTTTTTGATCTGTTCAAGCATATAGAGGGTTCCTTTCTTGCAACCCTGATCCAGAGACAGGATTTGGAATTGTTGATCCGTAAGCTGCCCCCCGAGGTAATTACCCAACATGCACAGACCGATGATCTGAACATGGACCGATTCCTGTCGTTCCTTCCCGTACAGCTTGATGAAGCACAACTGACGATTTTCAGTGGTGCACTGAGAGCAGCGTTTCTTATGATGCTGCATACAAAAGAAATCGGGGCCAGTGTATTTGATGATGTAATGCGCCTATTGCTGAGAGGAATCGTCTCTCAGATATTGGAGGAAGGAAAGCAATGA
- a CDS encoding YDG domain-containing protein, translated as MKQPKTALLLCLFMFIATLLFFSGCSDMLERLGNISLTIVLDTPDVEVSSYSLEAVHTNTTSRFTINNIAPPRHALSELKSGVWTVTVTAFSEEGDQLGVGTQQVDLKEGQIVEKTLLVVFSQPAPETSTLALLAPKRFDSADGQLTGTTTHMEYRPLSSSADEPYTACSEGTTILGSGTYQIRYAAAHGLYPSAPCTVTIPNYQPIQLTVTRPALTVLDRTYNGTTAVSGTVTAGTLVGIQGTDDVRISAQASYDSAGAGANKPITVTYMISGPDAGNYLKPVDDTSYRGNITKKQLTVSDTTITANKMYDGNNTAQINSTGTLAGIVTGDSVTVTASAAYTDKSAATDKTITVRYALSGDDADNYLEPSDDSSYSGTITKKQITISGTTITANKEYDGNNTAQIDSLGTLSDVVTGDSVNVTASAAYADKSVGSGKQITVGYSLSGSDATNYIKPVDNSSFSGEITKKQLTVSTTDLTTSKVYDGSITASISTVAFTGKVLSEDVTVSGSASYDSATAGTGKQITITYFIVGDDNENYLKPGNQTVTGDIQKRLLSVSGTTITTDKEYDGINTAQINSFGTLSDVVTGDSVTLSATATYADKSAADGKIITIRYNINGTDAGNYQKPADDSSRRGTITKMQLTVSGTTITANKEYDGNNTAQIDSTGTLSGVVTGDSARLDASAAYADKNVADNKTITVKYELSGDDAANYLKPADDSSYRGTIIKKQFTVSQTTVALEKVYDGSRSATINSYGTFAGIISGDSVAIQTTATYDTKDVGTAKPITLTYTLSGTDKDNYFSPSNSVATETGVITRKQLNVSNLALTSNKVYDGTTSVETPTFSLVGKVSSDDVTVTATAAYDTPIAGTGKQISITYSIDGDDKENYLKPADRSTTPSCAILKKELTISTPTFESVTKTYDGTTAVQGTVTPGSLSGVLEGDVVTVEANAQYGSANVSYSYSGGLFNQITVKYTLDGPDASNYAPPVWDRSWGAIERKQLSVIGTLFPASKVYDGTCTVQITSEGTLSGVIAGDSVSLYSVLASYDTEYAGSDKAVAISYTISGTDTSNYYLNNDTSRKASITQAVLTATVGDYTRAYGAAEPAFSVNVTGFVGGESAGTFASYSPPTATAGTTSTSAAGTYTIRITEGSARNYSFDVGDTGMLTIEKPAGPAISGTIDAYFPNSNEDQTIINVAGFSPNQTGIEAHIAYYGVFNLFYSDLVIDSRGRAVLYMPTAATTATKIRFRVKETSSHAPGPATEIALSPRPLAIGDYYAGGIVAYISTSSDLAEETDGLIAAKSDLSPTGFPWSSSTTTVVGTSEGYGTGLSNSNKIMTSTGASSFSFAAYNARYYSAGGHNEWFLPSKDELIKIRSVFAEIGNFTATGSYWSSTEVGMPPYNGSTAFALEFDSNIGSFATKTWAFLVRPVRYF; from the coding sequence ATGAAACAACCCAAAACAGCACTGCTTCTTTGTCTTTTCATGTTCATCGCAACCTTGCTCTTCTTCTCCGGTTGCAGTGACATGTTGGAGAGGTTGGGGAACATCAGCCTGACCATAGTTTTAGATACTCCTGATGTAGAAGTTTCCTCCTATAGCCTGGAGGCAGTACACACCAATACAACATCACGCTTCACTATAAACAATATTGCACCACCTCGACATGCTCTTTCAGAGCTAAAAAGTGGAGTATGGACTGTTACGGTGACTGCCTTCAGTGAAGAGGGTGATCAGTTGGGTGTCGGTACCCAACAAGTCGATCTCAAGGAAGGACAGATAGTAGAGAAAACCCTCTTGGTCGTATTCAGCCAGCCAGCCCCGGAGACATCAACCTTGGCTTTGCTTGCTCCCAAGCGTTTCGACAGCGCTGATGGCCAGTTGACAGGAACCACCACCCATATGGAGTACAGACCACTCTCATCCTCAGCGGATGAACCGTATACAGCCTGTAGTGAAGGGACAACAATCCTAGGATCAGGAACCTACCAGATCAGGTACGCCGCTGCACATGGATTATACCCCAGTGCACCCTGTACCGTTACGATACCAAACTACCAACCGATTCAGCTGACGGTTACACGTCCAGCGCTGACCGTTTTGGACAGAACCTATAACGGCACAACAGCTGTAAGCGGTACTGTTACAGCCGGAACGCTTGTTGGCATTCAAGGAACGGATGATGTAAGGATAAGTGCCCAGGCAAGCTATGATTCTGCTGGGGCAGGAGCAAATAAGCCTATTACGGTAACCTATATGATAAGCGGCCCTGATGCAGGGAATTACCTCAAGCCGGTTGATGATACCTCCTATAGGGGGAATATCACCAAGAAGCAACTCACGGTATCAGATACCACCATCACAGCGAACAAGATGTATGACGGCAATAACACCGCCCAGATCAACTCCACTGGTACCCTCGCTGGTATAGTCACCGGTGACAGCGTCACCGTGACAGCGAGCGCAGCATACACTGACAAATCTGCAGCGACAGATAAAACAATCACGGTCAGGTACGCACTCAGTGGTGATGATGCAGATAACTACCTCGAACCATCTGATGACTCCTCCTATAGCGGGACTATCACCAAGAAGCAGATTACAATATCAGGTACCACCATCACCGCAAACAAGGAGTATGACGGCAATAACACCGCCCAGATCGACTCTCTCGGCACCCTCTCTGATGTAGTGACAGGCGACAGTGTCAACGTGACAGCGAGCGCAGCATACGCTGACAAGAGCGTAGGAAGTGGAAAGCAGATTACTGTCGGCTACTCACTCAGTGGCTCTGATGCCACCAACTACATCAAGCCAGTTGATAATTCTTCCTTCAGTGGAGAGATTACCAAGAAGCAGCTCACAGTTTCAACAACTGACCTAACGACAAGCAAGGTCTATGACGGTAGTATTACAGCCTCCATTTCCACTGTAGCATTCACAGGTAAAGTTTTGAGTGAGGATGTCACGGTGAGTGGTTCAGCCTCCTATGATTCTGCTACAGCAGGGACCGGTAAACAGATAACCATTACTTACTTCATCGTTGGAGATGATAACGAGAACTACCTCAAGCCAGGGAACCAAACAGTAACGGGTGACATACAGAAGAGACTCCTCTCGGTCTCGGGAACAACCATTACCACGGACAAGGAGTATGACGGTATTAATACCGCCCAGATCAACTCCTTCGGCACCCTTTCTGATGTAGTGACAGGCGATAGTGTAACATTGTCAGCAACCGCAACCTATGCTGACAAATCTGCAGCTGATGGTAAAATAATTACGATCAGATACAACATCAATGGCACTGATGCCGGGAATTACCAAAAGCCTGCTGATGACTCCTCCCGTAGGGGGACTATCACCAAGATGCAGCTTACGGTATCAGGTACCACTATCACAGCGAACAAGGAGTATGACGGTAATAACACCGCCCAGATCGACTCCACTGGCACCCTCTCTGGTGTAGTGACCGGCGACAGCGCCAGGTTGGATGCAAGCGCAGCATACGCTGACAAAAATGTAGCTGATAACAAAACGATAACGGTCAAGTACGAGCTTAGTGGAGATGATGCAGCCAACTATCTCAAGCCTGCTGATGATTCCTCCTATAGGGGGACTATCATCAAGAAACAGTTCACGGTTTCACAGACAACCGTTGCCTTAGAAAAGGTGTATGATGGTTCTCGTTCTGCAACAATAAACTCATACGGCACGTTTGCAGGTATTATTTCTGGTGATTCGGTAGCGATACAGACTACAGCCACCTACGATACGAAGGATGTAGGAACAGCGAAGCCCATTACCCTCACGTATACCTTGAGCGGAACAGACAAGGACAACTACTTCTCACCAAGTAACTCGGTTGCAACAGAAACGGGTGTAATTACACGAAAGCAACTGAATGTGTCGAATCTTGCGCTTACTTCCAACAAGGTCTATGACGGTACTACCTCTGTAGAGACCCCCACATTTTCACTTGTTGGGAAGGTTTCCTCCGACGATGTGACCGTGACGGCAACAGCTGCCTATGATACCCCTATAGCAGGAACAGGCAAACAGATCAGCATTACCTACTCCATCGATGGAGATGATAAGGAGAACTACCTCAAACCAGCTGACAGGAGCACAACTCCATCCTGTGCTATTCTAAAAAAGGAGCTTACGATAAGCACTCCTACCTTTGAAAGTGTTACAAAGACCTATGATGGTACAACTGCCGTACAGGGTACAGTCACTCCAGGTTCGCTCTCTGGTGTTCTCGAAGGGGATGTCGTTACCGTAGAAGCCAATGCACAGTACGGGTCTGCCAACGTTAGCTATTCTTATAGTGGAGGACTATTTAATCAGATCACAGTTAAATACACATTGGACGGACCCGATGCAAGCAATTATGCCCCACCAGTCTGGGATAGAAGTTGGGGAGCCATTGAACGTAAGCAACTGAGTGTCATTGGTACCCTATTCCCTGCATCAAAGGTGTATGATGGAACTTGCACAGTACAAATCACCTCAGAGGGAACACTGTCTGGAGTCATTGCAGGAGATAGTGTATCTCTCTACTCTGTCTTGGCATCCTATGACACGGAGTATGCAGGCAGTGACAAGGCTGTTGCCATTTCCTATACCATCAGTGGGACTGATACCAGTAATTACTACCTGAATAACGATACAAGCAGAAAAGCCTCTATCACCCAAGCCGTTCTGACTGCAACGGTGGGAGATTATACGCGGGCATACGGGGCTGCTGAGCCTGCCTTCTCCGTCAATGTCACCGGCTTTGTGGGCGGAGAGAGCGCTGGCACTTTCGCGTCGTATTCCCCTCCTACGGCAACAGCTGGAACAACATCTACCTCTGCTGCAGGAACCTACACGATCCGTATAACAGAAGGAAGTGCCCGCAACTACAGCTTCGATGTTGGTGATACGGGAATGCTTACCATAGAAAAGCCTGCCGGCCCTGCCATCAGCGGTACCATAGATGCATATTTCCCCAATTCAAATGAAGATCAGACGATCATCAATGTAGCCGGGTTCTCCCCCAACCAAACAGGAATCGAGGCACACATTGCCTACTATGGGGTTTTCAATCTCTTTTATTCAGATCTAGTAATCGATAGTCGGGGAAGGGCGGTACTCTACATGCCTACAGCTGCAACAACTGCGACAAAGATTCGGTTCAGGGTGAAAGAGACAAGCTCCCATGCACCAGGGCCTGCAACAGAGATTGCTCTCAGTCCAAGACCCCTTGCAATCGGAGACTATTATGCAGGGGGTATCGTTGCCTATATCTCAACAAGCTCCGATCTTGCCGAAGAGACAGATGGTTTAATAGCAGCAAAGAGTGATCTCTCGCCTACTGGATTTCCTTGGTCGAGTAGCACGACTACCGTAGTTGGAACATCAGAGGGTTATGGAACAGGATTATCGAACTCCAATAAGATCATGACCTCGACGGGAGCTTCATCATTCTCTTTTGCTGCATATAATGCCCGTTATTACTCAGCAGGAGGGCATAACGAGTGGTTCCTTCCTTCAAAGGATGAATTAATCAAAATTCGATCGGTATTTGCTGAAATTGGTAATTTTACAGCGACAGGGTCCTACTGGAGTTCAACGGAAGTAGGTATGCCACCATATAATGGTAGTACTGCATTTGCGCTAGAATTTGATTCCAATATTGGTTCTTTTGCTACGAAGACTTGGGCTTTCTTGGTCCGACCGGTACGCTACTTCTAG
- a CDS encoding GHKL domain-containing protein, with protein sequence MQDLISNSLRGSVTSIMNVLLLFTLAKSKYGIRSTLLIAVSFFIINVASTFWFYMFGDLTGLSRFNIVMFIVLGICLKPLSKTGVMQWSFNFLTTVNIMMMIIILSFHLGKLFPYPQYAHTLIRLFLYLLTLFSFQRYLLPFYNAFTNNWRIFSLLVICIFLNLGYYFYVTADIENTLLSAKWPLLLLVMLSLAAYGTVFYSLRRLTAMHALETEHLQNQHERTLLSQAAATMTERLQLMDKVAHEQSLVSHDRRHFNNILLELLQQGEIEEAITCLHRQNEIKTHPDTIYCENKAVNAVVSYYLDMAEQKGLLTNVRLAIPAQLPFDSLELALVVANLLENAIQGVSLLPEERRGLIKLSCHQVGRFLLEISNPCMETVTLGPDGFPYSVQDGHGIGTKSIAAFAAKHDAELLYRILDGQFSVRLLI encoded by the coding sequence ATGCAGGATCTTATCAGCAACAGCCTTCGAGGCAGCGTAACTTCCATTATGAATGTCCTGCTGCTTTTCACCCTGGCCAAGTCAAAATATGGAATCAGGAGCACGCTCCTGATTGCTGTCTCGTTCTTCATAATTAACGTAGCCAGCACTTTCTGGTTCTATATGTTTGGAGACCTTACCGGCCTGTCACGCTTCAACATTGTGATGTTCATCGTCCTGGGTATCTGTCTCAAACCTCTGTCAAAGACAGGGGTCATGCAGTGGAGCTTCAATTTTCTTACCACCGTAAACATCATGATGATGATCATCATCCTTAGCTTCCATCTGGGGAAACTATTTCCTTACCCTCAGTACGCACATACACTCATCCGACTCTTCCTCTATCTGTTGACACTTTTCTCGTTTCAGCGGTACCTGCTCCCGTTCTACAACGCTTTCACCAACAACTGGAGAATCTTCTCACTCTTGGTGATCTGCATATTTCTCAATCTAGGCTATTACTTCTACGTTACCGCGGACATCGAAAACACCTTGCTCTCGGCCAAGTGGCCACTCTTGCTTCTGGTCATGCTGTCCCTGGCTGCCTATGGTACTGTTTTCTATTCACTGAGAAGGCTCACGGCTATGCATGCCCTTGAAACCGAGCATCTACAGAACCAACATGAGCGGACGCTTCTCTCTCAAGCAGCCGCTACCATGACAGAGCGCTTGCAGCTCATGGACAAGGTAGCCCATGAACAGAGCTTGGTTTCCCATGACCGCAGGCATTTCAACAACATACTCCTTGAACTCCTGCAGCAAGGAGAGATCGAAGAAGCCATCACCTGTTTGCACAGACAGAACGAGATCAAAACACATCCTGATACAATCTATTGTGAGAACAAGGCTGTAAACGCTGTAGTCAGCTATTATCTGGATATGGCTGAGCAGAAAGGCCTTCTCACGAATGTCCGTCTTGCAATACCAGCCCAATTACCCTTTGACTCCCTCGAATTGGCCCTGGTCGTGGCAAATCTACTGGAAAATGCCATCCAAGGAGTCTCACTTCTTCCCGAAGAGAGAAGAGGACTTATAAAACTGTCTTGCCACCAAGTCGGGCGGTTCTTGCTTGAAATCTCCAATCCCTGCATGGAAACGGTAACCCTTGGCCCAGACGGGTTTCCGTATTCAGTGCAGGATGGCCATGGGATAGGAACCAAGAGTATTGCAGCGTTCGCTGCCAAACATGACGCAGAGCTTCTCTACCGCATTCTGGACGGTCAATTCAGCGTACGACTCCTTATTTAG